The Palaemon carinicauda isolate YSFRI2023 chromosome 20, ASM3689809v2, whole genome shotgun sequence DNA segment gggcgtgaagtcatctgctcgaaattacttcaATCCTAAAATTCCTGATCTtgtgaggaagaagcagcagcatccatctcactaaatttgaccagaaattgtgccttagtctcataagtatttccaaatattatatgccatgttttcgaattatctattcttaaaattgcaactcaattttgccaatttgctaatgttcaaactttttttcgctcactttgaaccaaatgtttcgtttttagttactggaatgtactattatttgtttgagtggctttcattattaaaatgtaatacaaacagaaatctattttcctgtacaatgctaagaaataaatgtaagaatcatttcatataaaaaaaaagaggggggggggggcgtactggtctactggaagcaaaaagggggcgtcaggtaagatagtttgggaaccaccgCTCTAACAGATCTCTATTTCTTTCAGAGCTAttagtggggcattcggtcaacacaCGCCTAAcagtcaagggtaccaaacagatGTCACAATAGAGAAATCCTTTGCATTTTCTATTCCCGTTGACGGGAGACTATTCATATTCTTAAAACTAGATTTGATCTtgcaataatagtattaaaattgtCTTCATTCTGATTTTTAATGTTATAGACAATAAAACATATCAtcttgaatcggtagaacctcaaatgttcaaacttgcagcaattttttttatgttgaacaggctgacgtgagtctctttttatagtttatttatgaaagatctgttttaatgttgttaatgttcttagaatattttatcctaattgtttattatttctcatatactatttatttccttattttctttcctcactgggctattttttccccgttggagcccttgcgctcatagcatcctcctttccaaatagggttgtaggctaggtatttacaaaaataataataataataatactaataataataataataataataataataataacaacaacaacaaacaataataaaaataataataataacaataataataataataataatagtaatagtaataataataaaaacaacaactacaacaacaataataataataataataataataataataatgtttcgcattttttaaaactatatagaaCCAAAGAAATTCGAACACTTTTCCTTCTTTTGCATCTTAAACCCGAGACAAACAAATACGCAAAATAcagaaacaaacacaaaaatgcGTCGGACAATTTTTCGTGTTCGTCTACCGCCATGTctcaagaaacaaataaataaaaatacataaggcaCATATAATCGTTTTACATCtcagtaaacaaacaaacatacgaaCAAACAAGCGGCACGTGTCGTTCCACAGCTCATTTTCCGAACAAACAAagagacggtttttttttttttttttttttttttttttttttttttttttttttgtcgcagaTCTTGTTCAACAAAAACAACCATAAATAACAGGATCGATTTTCTCATtaccaaaataaacaaacaaaaaacaaacaaaataaaacgcAAGACTGTGGTCGTATTTCCCAGCTCAAAAGAGTACAAAAGACTTCAAAGCACTCCAAATTTGTCCCCACTTCCTCGTCCACAATTCcgccctcccaccccccccccccccccgcctggcTGCTCACCCCAAGGCCCCCTccccaaggccccctctccccaAAGGTCCTTTCTCCTCCAAGGCCCTCTCTCCCAAAGGCTCCTCTCCTCCAAAGTCCCTCTCCCCAAGGCCCTCTCTCTTCCAAGGTCCCCTCTCCCCCAAAGGCCCCCTCTCCCCAAGGGCCCCTCTCCCCAAGGCGCCCTCTACCACAAGGGCCCCTATCCCCAAGGCCCCTTTCTCCTCCAAGGCTCCCTCTCCCCAAGGACTCCTATCCCCAAGGCCCTCTctcacccaaggcccctctcccccAAGGCCCCTTATCCCCAAGGCTCCATCTCCCCAAGGCTTCCTATCCCCAAGGCCCCCTCTCCTCAAGGCCCTCTCTCCCAAAAGGACTCCTCTCCCCCAAGGCGCAATCTCTCCCCAAAAGCCCCATCTCCCTATGGCCCCCTCTCCCCAAGGCTTCATCTCTCCTAAGGCCCTTTCTCCTCCAAGGTCCCTCTCCCCAAGGCCCCCTCTCTTCCAAGGTCCCTCTCCCCAAGGCCCCCTCTCCTCCAAGGTCCCCTCTACCCCAAAGGCCCCCACTCCTCAAGGGCCCCTCTCCACAAGGCGCCCTCTACCACAAGGGCCTCTATTCCCAAGGTCCCCTTCTCCTCCAGGGTCCTTCTCGCCCAAGGCTCCCTCCCCCCCAAGGTTCCCTCTCCTCCGAGGCCCCCCTATCCCCATGGCCCCCTTTCCACAAGGCCCCCTCTACCACAGGAGCCCCTCTCCCCCAAGTACCCCTCTCCCCCAAGGTCCCCTCTCCTCCAAGGCACCCTAtccccaaggccccctctccacaaGGCCCCCTCTCCTCCAAGGTCCCTCTccccaaggccccctctcccctAAGGCTCTTTCTCCTCCAAGGCCCCCTCCCTTCCAAGGTCCCTCTccccaaggccccctctcccccaaaggccccctctcccccaaaggccccctctccacaagaccccctctccccccaagggcCCCTCTCCCCAAGGCCCCTTCTCCACAAGGCCCCCTCTACCACAAGGGCCCCTATCCCCAAGGCCACTCTCCTTAAGGCCCTCTCTGCCACAAGGCCCACTCTCCCCAAGGCCCCCTATCCCCAAGGCCCACTCTCCCCCAAGGCGTACCAATCACCGTCAATGCCCCGATTACATTTTACGGCGTGGCAGATTATCATAGGTTTGACCAATGGCCATTAATAATGTTTATCAAATACGCGAGATATTGGGatattatcatttttcatttacGATCGAGGCGCTTTAGACGAGAAATGTGGATTAAAAGTAATTGAAGGAAATGATGAATGTGAGCTTCGACGGGGAattcattttcatcttttttagAGATTCCTTAGAAAAGATGAGGTgttcgtaatattttttttaaagaatatgaaaGGAAAGAGGAAGTAGGGAATTTTAACGAAGGGTGATGATTTATTAACATCTTACTTTCGTTTACAAGGAATTTTGCATGATATCGAGGGTGAAAATACCCTTTCAAATCGGTAAACAacaacatctatctatctacaatGGCCTTTCCCTTAATTTTGGGAAGTTGCCGACATTCAAAAAGAAAATGGGGGATTTTTTTTTGCTCtgtattcctcccagcctgatgatgGGTTCAGCTCAGTTtaattggtactgctagggtgccacatcccacccttcCCCATTCCACCACAAATGAACAcccttcttcactccatccatccacccaaaccttggcttcccTCTtccacttctctcatcaactcttgcattcatcaccttcttcagcacacgaccattttccatcctctctacatggccaaaccgccTCAACACAATTTAATCCTTACACCGTTCTCATTCTTACTACTTCATCACTAACCCTTACTCAACAGAGATACACCATCTATACTCTACAGACACTTCacctcgaacacattcaatttctgtctctccgtcacttttcttcgccacaactccaatccatacatcacagttggtacagtcactttctcatacataattctctttacattcattcctaactctCTATTCTTTATCACTCACTTCACTGCCCCAGCACTATACAtccttcgttcactctctgacgtacatctgcttccactccatcatttgcagcaacaacagcacccaagtacttaaactgatctacttcctcaagtaactctccattcaacatggcattccaTTTAACACCTCCCTCCCTTCTTATGTATCTCATAACCtttcttacccacatttactcgtaacttccttctctcacaaacccttccaaactGTCATTAATCGACACAGctctccgagtctgcaaccaatacagcatcatctgcaaacaacaactgattcacctcccactcatgatcactctcatctaaaGGTTTCAATCCACaactaagcactcgagcattcacctgtcTTTCAACTCCatcaataaacaaattaaacaaccacagcgacataacacatccctgtctcagtcccactctcactggaaaccactcactcagtTCATTCCCTATCCCAACACACCATGTACTGCCTacatataaactcttcactgcttgcagcaactttcaaccaattccatataacctcatcacattctacattacATTCCTGTCAACTCTAGCATAATCTTTTTCCAGATCCCTAAAGGCCAAATATACCTCCTTGCCTAAAATGTAAAATGTCAAATAATTCCTAGCTAAGTTACAGTTTTTACGTacgcacacatacccacacacacacacacacaaaatatatatatatatatatatatatacatatatatgtatatatgtatatatatgtatacatataaatatatatatatatatatatatatacagtatatacatgatatatatacatatatatatatatatatcatcatcatcatacgcctattgacataaagggcctcggttagatttcgtcagtcgtccctatcttgagctttcaattcattacatcctcattcatcatttcctactttgcgcttcatagtcctcacccatgtaaatatatatgtgtatatatatatatatatatatatatcatataatacatatatatacatatataagtgtgtgtatgtatgtataaacatatacaataaatatactgtatgtatatatacatacagtatgtgtatatgtatatatatatacatatatatatatatatgtgtgtgtgtgtatatatatatatatattataatacatatatatatatatatatatatatttatatatgtgtgtgtatgtatgtataaacatatacaatatatatactttatgtatatatatacagtgtatatatatatatatatatatatattcaaacagtatataaataatacattaaaaagTGCTCGAGGCATATAACTGTAATCAAGATTTTTGCATAAAAGAATTATTCATTCCAATCAGAATGCATTAGATGTACTGGAACGTAAAGTACTAATTAGTACAGATTATTCATTCCCTTGTTGGACTCTCGCTAATTCACTtacataataaataattatataatttctccTCTCAACAAAATACTTTAATCTAGAATGATGATTGACAGATACTGTAAGTCTGcgttaattcatctctctctctctctctctctctctctctctctctcaacaatacttAACAGATATAATACAAGAATAGGTTAAccaattttttttcgaaaatccaTGCAggcttcaaaatctctctctctctctctctctctctctctctctctcaacagatatAACTACAAATTAAGTTGAGTATACAAGAATAGGTCAATCACTTTTTTATCGAAATTCcatgcaggtctctctctctctctctctctctctctctctctctctctctccaaatcatctctctctctctctccaaatcagtaactgatataaagaaaagaaaatctgaCAACACAATCATTCCAGctacgaccaagttgtggaatgatcttcctaatcaagtagttgaatcggtagaacttcaaaagttcgaacttacaCCAAATGATTTtaagctgaacaggctgacataagtctcttgtatagtttacatatgaaagatctgttttaatgttgttgctgttcttaatatacatatatatatatatatatatatgtatatatatatatatatatgtgtgtgtgtgtgtgtgtgtgtgtatgtatgtatgtgtggaaaATGCTTCGAGAGTAGTACGGTTGTTGCACTGTCTTCAAGCAATTCATTGTTATTTATAGAAAACGGATATGACTTTTTCAGCGGCTTTACTATATAAAGAGTAATCGGTTATTTGGGACAGGTTGAGGTGGCATCACCGCTAATCAGGGGCAAgactacgagtatatatatatccataaacttttTTACCTCAGCATTCCTATTTTTATAGTGAAATTGCGTTTATATATAGAGTAGAACGCTTTTATTTCATGTTATGACAAACAATAGACTTAGGCCTATCAATAGATTTTTTCTTTGTAAACAAGATGTGATCACAAATGGCGTAAAATGCTGTATATGGGACTAACAATGCTCTAATtaccaaaaatatgataaatattaacataaatagTTAAATAGGGTATTTGCTATTAGATGAGATTTTCTAAtcactaaaatattctaaaatacgaTGAATATTTACATAAATGGTGTATTTGTTGGAGGTGAGATTTGTAGGCGAACTATAAAATGAGTGATAAATAAAACTAAGCACGCTTTGTTTACCTGTGAAACATTATCCCGCTTCTTCTTTGTGAATTCCTGTGTTCTTTTTACCAACCGTATGCTATACATTGCACTTCATTTCTTCTAATCAGAGAAAAACACTTCAGTTATTTTACAATTAACAGCTTCACAATACTTCAAGATGGGTGTCTGGGTGATGAGAGCGCCGCCCTGGTGGCGCCGAAACAAACTATGCAGTCTCTTGTTCGAACTATACTATTAAAAGCAAAAAGACTCCTTATATTTGTTTCGCTTTGCTTGTATTCAGATAGAAACTCCGGGCTGTATTTCAAGCCTCAGAAGCATTTATATACAAAGAAATTTCCATTTTATATCCGTGGACAACTtgactaaataaaaaagaaagtttagTTGGCAACTCAGACTGTCGACTATCACTCTGCCATTTGACTTTTAGCTTATTATAATGTCCAGTTTAGGGATTTAGTCGATATCAAACTATTTATTGTTCGATTTATGGGTTTTTGTACGATATACTTTATGGAAAGAGATTGGAAATGTTGGATATTCTATTATAGTATAAATAAGATATGGTCTACCCCGCTACAACTGTTGGTTATGGGGGTTTTAAATTCGCAAATTTCTATCTTATTAAGAATATTTTAGCATccgtatctatatttatatataaaacgtatGTAGCCATCAAGGACACTATGAATAGATCTGTCAAAGGTGTTAATTTAGCACGTTCTGTTAGTCTAGGCCTAGTGGGACTTAGAATAGTGAAGGTAATGTGCTCGAAACAAGAAAGATGGTAGTTGTCAATGCATTATAAGTCGAGGTGTTGGGGTTAGCGTAAAGCCTAAGTCATCGTCAATACTGACTTTATTAAGTAGAAAATAACTCACAAAAACAAATGGCCATTGTCGAACCTCGGGTCGgcagaatacaaaacaaggaaaagcataattataaaagtatagatgggttttaaaagctacagatcggaaaagattagaaagttttgaactatggtgttacagaagagtccttaggataagctggattgagaaaaagactaacgtggaagttctacaaaagatcaatatcgaaaaagattacttgacattttggatgaaagaaaactaacttttatcggacaccaggttcggaaacacaatactcgggaaagaacgctactaattggatcagtctatggtacaagaacgagaggaaggcctaaaactagattgagtgacaatatcaaggagatgtgcgggctaacgatggaggagttggaaaggaaggctcaagaccggaatgaatggagaagttttgtgcagagagccacggccgttcgacatcgaacaccccgtacttgatgatgatagaTGACGCAAGGGTATAAAAGCATTGGAATCTATGGGAGAGGATTCAATcatttataatgtaaaataatcaacaaacaaaataaggaataaaactttgttatattcaatagtaatatatcaataatgaatcaatatatgacatttccttttcccttagattaagatatcttaattaaaGATTCATTCTATTAGGTAATTTAACCACTACCCAATCTACGTGACACCTGAAAAAAGACTTTAAGTGGACGATGAAATCATGGAAAAGATTCTTACGAATGTTTAAACCTTATTAAATTGGGAAACTTTGCTGCAAAGTTAATAAATAGCTAATGTAACCGGTTAGATAAAGTCTAAAATGCAAACCTTGTCATATGTATTCACAACCTTATACGTATTCTATCATGAAAGAAAGGTGTTATTTATTCACATTTATAAGGTAAAAAGTCCATAATCTGGAAAAGGTATATATTTTCTCTTGAAAACTGAGTCAGTTCTACAATCGTGTTAATTTTGGACTTTTAACACATAATTATGTGTTATATAGTTTGAGACGAAATGAAGAAATGGGAGGAATAAGGTATTATGATTACTTGAGGGTCATTGATAAGTCCTTTGTCTTGTATCTgctctcaccttttttttttatgattagccaTACAGTCATACAGGTTCGGTTGTCTGTTCAGACACCCCTGATTGATCAGCCACCAATTTGATAGTCTATTCAGTCAGGGTTGTCTGTTCAGACACCCCTGATTGATCAGTCACCAATTTGATAGTCTATTCAGTCATCCTTATTGGATTAGTCGCACATAAGTCGTGTGTTTGTAAGTTATTGGGTTAACAATTCTGACGACAGAAATGGGAGGACTATTGTAAGAGAGAAAATTCCTTCCTTAAAATTAACAACTTTATCAGTATCACTGGAAGGAGTAAGGatcaatgaagtagaatcatttaagtatctaggaactatgatctccaatacagggtctttagaattagagtttagtgaaagattggaaaaaagcaaatcacacaatggctaggttaaataaaatttagaaatcaaatcgcctgaaattatatataataatcagactatatatcagtttagtaagatcggtgttactatatggatatgagtcatggtatgacaatgaaacaatctccaatagatttagtagatttgagaacaaagccctcagtaggatattgggagttaaatggcaggactgaattagaaatgaagctataagagagattactcgagtgccatgtgtggatgaaatGATGAggagtggatggagatggtttgggcatgcccttcgcactccccaagagagattagttcaccaaacattcagctgggctccacaaggaaatattagagttggaagacccaggtctacatggctaaggactatgaagcttgaaataggagatgatgaatggagaagtattgcattaaaagctcaagatagagacgactggcgaaatctaaccaaggccctttgcgtcagtgaaCGTAGGagacgatggtgatgatgatgctgtggcctgattggtaacgtctctgcctggtgtttgccagtcgggggttcgagtcccgttcagactcgttagtgccattagtgtctgcaaccttaccatccttgtgagctaaggttggggggtttgggggagcctataggtctatctgccgagtcatcagcagccactgcctggccctccctggtcctagcttgggtggagaggaggctagggcgctgatcatataatatatggtcagtctctagggcattatcctgattgctagggcagtgtcactgtcccttgcctctgctattcatgagcggcctttaaacctttatagaatgctctctctctctctctctctctctctctctctctctctctctctctccgagtaaaACGTTGAAAATCCGAAGAGGAAAAATTTAGATTCACCGAAGTACAACCAGCCACTGGATATCTCGCCCGTCTATCTCTGATATATGTCTATCTTGCTATCGTTAGACGCCTGAAATATTGCCAGACTCGTGAAACTGAATGCCTATACGGATAACGGTACATGCAGACTGTAGCATTAAGCTGCGAGCTGAAACAGGAGGAAAGATTAATCGAGTCTGCACGGTTGAGATCCCTAGACCGTGGTAGGATGGCACGGAATTGGACCCAGGTATCGTACGCGTTTGCATTTAATAGACCCAACCAAGATTGAACGAGGAGAGGAATGAGATTTAAAGAAAGGGATGGATAGAGAAGTCTCTCAAAAGAGTGAGATCTTCAGTTCAAATCATGTCTGCATGTCTGTTTGTATTCTACGCTAAATTTTCTGTAGTGTTATGttgttttcgctgttggagcccttgtgcttatagcatcctgcttttccaactagggttgtagcttagcgtgtaatataatgataataatcttagtaTAATTACAACCTTTatgatttatgttttatatatttctccaTATGTATAATAAATCAACATAATTTAAGTatagttgaatattattattattattattattattattattattattattattattattacaagctaggctataaccctagttggaaaaacaagatgctataagccctagggctctaacagggaaaaatatcccagtgagggggggaagcaaggaaatagatgaactacaagagaagaataaacaatcaaaataaaatatttcatgaacaataagataaaattatatccttcacatataaactataaaaactagaaaaaaaagcggaagaaaaagatagaatagcccgagtgtacccccaagcaagagaactctaatccaagacactggaaaaccatggtacagaggctatggcactacccaagactagagaacaatggtttgattttggagtgtcctcctcctagaagagcttcttgccatagctgaagtctcttctattttaccaagaggaaagttgccactgaaaatttataatgcaatagttaaccccttgagagaagaattgtatggtaatctcattattgtcaggtgtatgtgaagagaggagaatgtggtaagaacatgccagactattcggtgtacacgtaagcaaagacaaaatgagccgtaaccagaggggtccaatatagtactgtctggtcagtcaaaagacccacaaatctcgagtggtagtatctcaacaggtggctggagagaagggtccaatgtagtactatctggtcagttaaAGGACTGATTAACTCTCAgacggtagtatcacaacgggtagctggtgccctggccaacctactacctatgatagTATTAGTATTACTTTTCCCCCGATAGATCAGTTGATTATGACTGagttgtcaattattattattattattattattattattattattattattattattattattatcataagctaggctataaccctagttgaaaaagcacgatgctataaaccgaagggctccagcagggaaaaatagcccagtgaggaaaggaaataaggaaataaataaactacaagagataaatgaacaataatgaacaatcaaaataagaatattaatttgCTAGAACGAGAGTAGGCCTAAACATACGGTTACATTTAACTGGCGAAGACAGACAAAGGTTCTCAATTATGATTTTGTCAGATGATTTAGTACGGCATTTTCAACCGTCATTTTTCTAGGCCTATGGCATAAATCTTTCCTTAATTAGACTCTTGGGAGGCCTATGGAAACTACAGAAATAGAAGACAGATGAGATTTATTACAAATACAGAATACTAGAATAATTGAAAAAAGGGatgaaattaatgatattaatgatacttCCATTCCCGCAATTGAAATGTGCAAAAGAGATTCTATGGTTCTAAAGAGGGTAAGGGGAGGGAGaggtgagagagagggagaaaggagAGGGAAAAGAGAGGGagaagggagaggagagagagagggaagaggagaCATCCATTTCCCATTAGGTCTCGATTTTACTGATTGAGGGAGCCAGACCGGAGGAAGAGAAAACACTAAACCTCTCCTATAGAAGTGGCCGAAAGGAGGAGACCGAAATGGGGGTTGGCCTGGGGTCCTAGACCGTGGGGGTTCGTTTGTATCCTAGGTTTGTATCAAGTGGCGCCAGACGGAGGGGGGTGAGGGAGGGGGTACTTTGTTGGGAAAGGGGTGAGGGAGGGGGTACTTTAttgggaaaggggggaggggaagtATTAGTTTTTCTCTAACCTTAATGAACACCATATTGGTCCATTGTGGTGGTATCTACTTTCCTATTTCGAcgtaatgggtctctctctctctctctctctctctctctctctctctctccatatagccACAAATGGGAAAAGGCATCGAAGGCCGAGATGAGAGGAATTTCGTCTATTCATTCTTAATTGAAAAATGATGGTTTGGGCATTCATCTTTCTATAGCTATttttcctcacccccccccctctctctctctctctctctctctctctctcgatggggCGTTATTAGTTAAATGATGACTTGGGCATTAGTCTttctagaatttctctctctctctctctctctctctctctctctcttgatggggCGTTATTAGTTAAATGGTGACTTGGGCATTCGTCTTGCTAGAACTATtttctccattctctctctctctctctctctctctctctctctctctctctctctcatttgcattacTTTTGTTTGAATCGGCATCtatcaatatatttcatatattcacatTTACGCTCGccgtggttacacacacacacacacattgcccgTATTTTAGGTCCGGAAACAAATCTAGGTGTGCGTGCGAGTGTGTGTAACCACGGCGAGCATAAATGTGAAAGtctgaaatatattgataaaagcTGATTCAAACAAGAAGAATGAACACCGTGgttagtttatttttaattttaaataaattttgctAAAGAGATCTTCTGACGTCTTACCCAAAATGATACTGGCCAGAacattctttcttctttctttccatCCAGATGCACCAGTAGACGAACCTACATCTTATGATTGGAAGCGACAATTGGCTGAGGGTTCCCGAGACTTGCTTCATATTACAGCTGTCACTTTAACTTTCATGTGATTTTGGATTTGCATTGGTCAACAGGCTCTTTTATTCCTtgctagtatacgcaacccgtcaaaatgatggctaaatattttgatatatatgcacacaagcaGCCCAGCTCACCAGAATATGTCAGGGTGACCGAAAATgggtatt contains these protein-coding regions:
- the LOC137660070 gene encoding proline-rich protein 2-like, producing the protein MAPSPQGFISPKALSPPRSLSPRPPLFQGPSPQGPLSSKVPSTPKAPTPQGPLSTRRPLPQGPLFPRSPSPPGSFSPKAPSPPRFPLLRGPPIPMAPFPQGPLYHRSPSPPSTPLPQGPLSSKAPYPQGPLSTRPPLLQGPSPQGPLSPKALSPPRPPPFQGPSPQGPLSPKGPLSPKGPLSTRPPLPPRAPLPKAPSPQGPLYHKGPYPQGHSP